The DNA segment GGGTTCAGCCGTTCCCAAGACGACACTCCCGAGTAAAGACCTTGGGAAGAAGTTGCCCCAGAAGCGAAGGGCAAAAGCAAGGTCGAGCAGCCAAGTGAAGGAGAAGCAACAACACAATGTGGCGCCTTCGCTTTTTGCTGAAATTGACCAAAGACACGAGATGGATGAAGTTGATGACGATCTGATCCTTGTCGCCGTTTACGAggctgagaagagcctggaaaccCAGCCTGCTCTACCTCCTGATACCTCAATCACGGATTCTTCAGAAGTTTCCTCAGATCTTCTCGGCTTCGACAGCTCGTCGGGACGGATATGGATCTATCCGAGCAACTTCCCAATCAGGGATTATCAGCTGAAGATCTCGGAAGCGGCTTTGTTCCAGAACACGCTTGTATGCTTGCCTACTGGTTTGGGGAAAACGTTTATAGCGTCGGTGGTGATGTATAACTTCTACCGGTGGTATCCGGCAGGGAAGATTGTGTTCCTGGCGCCCACGAAGCCCCTCGTCGCTCAGCAAATCGAGGCGTGTTACAGAGTTATGGGGATTCCTCAGCAGCACATGGCCGAGCTGACAGGTGCTCTGTGCTGACTGTCTTCTAAACCAGACCAAGTTCATATATGTTGAATTGATGGTTATGATCATTATGATGAGATATTGTTCAGGGTTGTGAGAATTTTCAGCGCACCCCGTTCATGCAGCCACAGGCAGGAACCTCACTGTAGCAACAAGTCGTTCATGAACAATTctttcattttgaacgagtctttaatgtaacgcagaagaacgagtctttaatgtaatgcagaagaacgagtctttaatgtgacgcagaagaacgagtctttaatgtgacgcagaagaacgagtctttaatgtgacgcagaagaacgagtctttaatgtgacgcagaagaacgagtctttaatgtgactcagatgaacgagtctttaatgtgactcagatgaacgagtctttaatgcgATTTAGAAGAACGATTCTTTAACGCGATTTAGATGAACGATTCTTTAACgcgactcagaagaacgagtctttaacgcgactcagaagaacgagtctttaacgcgactcagaagaacgagtctttAACGTGACTCAGATGAACGAGTCTTTAACGTGACTCAgatgaacgagtctttaatgtgactccgatgaacgagtctttaatgtgactccgATGAACAAGTCTTTAATTTGACTCAgatgaacgagtctttaatgcgATTTAGAAGAACGATTCTTTAACGCGATTTAgatgaacgagtctttaatgcgATTTAGAAGAACGAGTCTTTAACGCGACTCAGAAGAACTCGTTTCTTGTTATCACGTCTTgattttctcgtgatcttgaaatataaacattgataattttttctgtgtattggGCATAAGAGTATgttctagatcaggggtcaccaacctttttgaaactacttcttgggtactaattaatgtgaagggctaccagtttgatacacacttctgaaataacaaatttgctcaacttacctttaattatatgttattattgataaagtaatgatattcatctatgtgaagacactgatcatgtgaATGATTTCTAACAAtcattatcaacaatgatttaaaaggtaggaaacagatcaatatcaatatgtaaaactttatttctataaatctctgcaagtatttacattttcaaatgatcacTTTTGTACAGATGAtcaattaagttttttttttttatattgtcattttatgcaattgtgatttaaaaaagaatagcaacaaaataaattagatgcagctcactggcaAGTGGCGCTACAGTGagctattttttagaaaagcctcgcgggcgactcatgtggtcttTGCGAGCGACCTGGTGCCtacgggcaccatgttggtgacccctgttctagaGGCAAGATcatggataaaaaacaaaagcacgTATGGCGGCGGACGCGTCAATTTATCTATGATGCTGCTTCTAGAACATtccttgtgattaatttaatttcatggTTAATTACATGGTTATGGTCATTATCCATGATGCCTCTGGAACATGCTCTTATTCAAGTGTTTatcacgagaaaattaagtcgtgataACGAGACTattatgtcgagatcacaaaAAAACTAAGCAACCCTATGTTTTGTTTGGGTTGTGCGATATACCCGATTATGTCTAATCACACAACAATTCTGATATCGTAGACTATTATTGTAGATTTATTCGTAGATTATTATCATAGACTATATCGTACACCCCTATGTCGGAATTCCCGAAAATTCCCCACACAGCCTGGCTTGTAGTTTTAATCATGCTTCtgacttttgtccattttttcccttctttcactctgtctatctatctgcttgtgctccttttttttccaaccaGTCACTCAACATCTGTCTTCCCGTCTGTCTTTTATCTTTAATACAGGAATGaattctctcttttatttcagGAAGCACCCCAGCCCCACAGAGGAGAGAGCTGTGGCGATCCAGACGGGTTTTCTTCCTCACGCCGCAGGTGATGGTGAACGATCTGTCTCGAAACACGTGTCCCGCTCCTCAGATCAAGTGCGTTGTGATTGATGAAGCTCACAAGGCTTCAGGGAATCACGCGTACTGTCAGGTACTGTCGTCTTCCATATATATGTTCTTCAGACGGACATACGCGTGGAGAAAACCCGGACTAATGCGTTTGTCCTGCAGGTGGTGAGGGAGTTATGGAACCAGACCAAACAGTTCCGCGTCCTAGCTCTCAGCGCTACGCCCGGCGCAGACATGAAGGTTCGAATCATAGTCTTTCATCATTACACTAACAAAGGACACATTGCCTGCAGTATATATGCTatgtggccaaaagtttgtggacacccgaccatacaattgtgttttttttttttttttgcaaactcaTTCCACAGTTAGTCcacatttactcttataataacctccattcttctgggaagatgttttactagatttttaAGTGAAAATTTTTGTACTCATTTactagggtgttagtaaagtcaggtactgatgtacgtgATGGTGAGAAGGCCTTAGCAGCgttggagctctataacaggaaaTCAAAGTCATGCTGGAACGAGTTTGGGTatcctagttaaagtgaaggggaAAAGTTCATTCTACCAAATCCATCCTGTATAATCGTGTGCCGCCATATTTGCGGTAACAGTTTCGGAGAAGAAGCGCAATGTGGCtagaaaagtcgggtgtcctaatactttttgGTAATATAACTTATGTATTGAAATtacctggttttttttttgttttttttatatttttatattttatattttcctaaaCCAAGGTATtgctatttttaataaaaatgttgacgCACTCATGATTAAGAGACTACACTTTCCGACCACATGATGGCGCGCCATCTAATTTATTTCAGTTCTCTCATGCTGAAGAATATATGCCAGGAATAActtctgtaaatatatttaactaaagaatttgttttacatttatttacaccatGTTGACTATTGAGGCACTAAAAATACAACGCTACTTAACCATATCAAGAAGAGAATGTTACTTCAGTCATGTTGTGGTAGATGTGTTTTAAGTTGactagttacacacacacacacacacacacacacaaaaaaatctaaatcgtGAATCGGTCTAACATTCTAAAAAAAGCGAcaatgtacagtggaacccggttatctcgacctcggttacctcgacaaccctattaagtctgcgtttttgaagtggaaccgccaaattctcgctttttctaagcattttttatcggttatgtcgagaaccaacatataccaacaataacggacagtgagagtgtggaagtttaaataggagctggtgatgatgctaaacgagcaccatatgtgcgtgattgaagcagagcttcagagaaagcggccgagaaagcacctgccacgctgaagggggccgaagggggcgtggcaggtggattcctgacagataaacatgtactgtatgtatttttatagcatgccttcatcaaacaaatcgcggcaacgctgttgtataaaaaaacccttcaaaaacacgtgcatgcacattctcatgtattaacgcacatcatgtacataaagaaatttcaagcacgttaatatattgccgccattttgattttcgtttatctcgatcatcggttacctcgatgctttttggcgaccgcctaggacatcgacaaagccgggttccactgtatttgctGTATCTCCCAGCTGGACACTTAACTGAGTGTGTTTTGACCGTTTGAGCGAACGCTGTCATGATAAGCGGTGGTATAGTGGAAGGAAATATAGTTCCTATTGACGTTAATGTttaagtataaatatttatatggtATACGCGTATTACAATTATTCAAATATTCTAAActcacttgtttaaaaaaaacagataggaTCGATACTTCTATTTTAGAACCGATCCTTTTGATACTCTGCCAGTATCGGAAATATCGATACTTTTAGGATCAATCCGCCCATCCCAAGAGTGTAAGTCGCTCTGATTGGAGCTTTACAGTCGACTAGTTCTACTGGATATGATCAAACACCACTTGACCAATCAAAATCAAGCATTTATTGCCATCGAGGCAGCAAAGAACACTGGAATCAGCCATCATTCTACATTATTTTGATCATTATCAATATTGTGTTTGATGCCAttgagtgtgtatgttttgCACGTAGGCGGTACAGCAAGTCATTTTCAACCTACTGATCTCTCACATCGAGCTGCGCTCGGAGGAGAGTCCGGACGTTCAGGCGCACTCGCATCAGCGCACCCTGGATAAGATTGTTGTCCCTTTGGGGGAATCTCTCACTGGATACCAGTCTCGTTACATACAGGTAGGACGCACCTGATCTTCATGTGGGCCCTGATTGCATATATTTGGAAGTGGTTTAAAGAATCACACCTCACCGTAGAGTGAGGCTTTTAGCTCAATTTGGGTGCCCATGGTAGCCTCAGTCTCCTGGGTTTAGATGACAGGAAGATGAACCTGAGTTGACCTTCTGCTCTTGTTGTCGAAGTTTGTAAAggttctgaaatgcttttccgCGCACAACGGTTGTAACACGGAGTTCCTACAGTCTCCCTGTCCATATAGTCCTTATAGTCCAgaggtccccaaactttttctGTAAGTGCCACATGTTAGTGTGTAGATTATATTATGAtttgaaatgcatttttttttttattataaagctTTTCTAATGCTCCTAATGCTTGATTAGTTTATTACTTTGTTATGCAccgtacagacaaatgagcatcACTTTTCAAAAGATATATAGCCTATTAAAAGAACAATATTACTATCAATGACactttttatatactgtaatttccggactattaagcgcacccaaatataagccgcacccactgaattttacaaagatttttattttgaacctaaataagccgcacctgtctataagccgcaatGTCTAAATTGAAACTAATGgactttacacaggttttaacgaaagacagtgactgttacacggcttgtatctaaacagttgcctaccaagaaagtcattgttcactgtcttcatccttcctttcacaactatttctctcgggagtttttcttttggcatcgtcgtgcgtttaaaaatcaccatcggtgaaacatttctctcgatgccgtgcagctcagaacacaggtgaagtgcgttttttcatgcccggttgttttcagcatgacgaatgattcacatttcctgtagacagtccgagtgagtggcaggtcaaacgtcagaggaacatcatccatatttatgatgtggtgcgacccgattcagtgggagcgcatctgatttaatataaagagtttcattggttcacctgaacccgttcggcaatttcattggtctaatgtttttgggggtttagttttttggcttgaaactTGTGAAAcccagaaaaatccataaattagccgtttcgttgtttaagctTATTGACTCTTAAAAAGAGTATTGatatcgatagatagataggttgGATTGTTCTTGCCGATTATACGATTAATCAACCGActggtttttatttaatattcatttgaAAAACTATCAAACActttatgtaaaatagtactgaactttattagaaaaaaaagcctgtaCTCAatgatgaaaatgtgctaataaattatataaagatatatataattaagtaagaaatataatatagcgaTTCATGCAGCGTGCAGAGtcgcatattaaaaaaaacagcacgtggcatcagtgattcgcctctagaggccgctcttgtaacgAAAGCAGACCAGAAGACGGAAAAACTATCGGGATGGATTTTTTTCCTGGTAGCCGACAGTTCCAGCAGTCAACTGTCTGTGCTTTTTACCTCAATTAATAactaaaggatttttttttgtatgaaagccaacctttattatcaaatacagatatgatgtgagtaatatttttaaaaataataattttttttgttaatatttttaaagaaacgCGTATAAGTCTCTCGTGGTGTCCATAAGCTTTTTTCTGGTGTAAAATATAATCTGCCACTGAGATTTTTCGTGTAATTTGGATTCGATTCGGAATAAATCGAAACCAAATCGTTCGTCTGTGAATCCAGAGGTCAGATCTGGTGATCTCTAGTGTAACAGATCCTAGTTCACTGAGCGTTGCATGGACTGTGCATAAAGTCCACAAACCTAATGTCTTTTCTACAtttgaaaaaattaaacactttattagattaatttttttatattttatttctatatccaTTTTACCAGTTTTTGTGCGATAATTTGGGTTGGGTATGGATAAGGATGAAGTTCTGGTTATTTACATaactttattcattattatggatgtttaaaaaatttgaaaaaaaggttGTGTTATGTTTCacatattaaaaattataattataattttcataaaaagacaaaaataaataaattaggaaTTAGGAATTATGAACTTGTGGTTTTGGAACCGTTTTCCACAAGAGTTGTAGCTTTCAAATCTGCTGTGACTTGCTGCTGCTtctcagtttttgtttttttgtttgtgttgtttctgGCTTTTCCAGTTCTAATCACATCGAGTCACCGAACAGGATTTGCCAGTCCTTTTCCATCTAACTCATAAACATACATGAGACATTTTCAAAATGACTGCATCCATTTTCTgaaactgattttctttttgtgtaCTGTCTGTTCCTGCGTCTAAATAACCAACACTATTAATGTGTACGTGTTTGATTTGGTTGTACTAATATCCAGTGTATTCATAATTACTGTGATCATAGTATTCCAGCAGGTCTTTTATTGTCACGCCCATAACGAACCACCAACTAAACCACTTATTGTTCCGAAATTGTCTTTTTGAAGTCTTCTGTTTACGTCTGCATTTAAGGTATTTGCTAGACACTCCCTAAATCGTTCATTTTGCCGTCTGGTTAAAATACAATACGTCTAAACCGGAAGAAGCCAAAAGTTTGTCCTATGAAAGGCCAAAATTCAAAGAAGATTTggcagaaaatataaaaaaaggaaatgttgcattataccaaATGCTATATATTAAATTGAAAGTCGCTTTGGTTTCCCTCTTTTATAATTCAGTATTCAAAAATACTGTTCTGAATGTaattcaaacataaaaaaagacatttgtgtttCAGATCAAAGGGCGAATATGAAACAATATATCCAAATTTCAGTTTTCACTTGATATttttgtagctcagtggtgccCAAACCCTTTTCTATGAAGggccaaaaaaattaaaaataaaacttcattGAGGGCCATGgaccaaaaataaatgttgcattataccaaacattataataaaattaacacAGTTGTATTGGCACGGAAATACCACGATAGACGGGGGGCTGACTGTATTGCCATGGTTCCTCTCATTTATGATctttataatatacaaaaatcaaaaataaatagtaaacatGACTGTAACCTGCTAGTAAtgtggttttattttcaaagttctAGTTCACTAAAACTTATCGTCCAATGAGAAACAATCCAGCGCATTATACTAATTTAGCTGTTTAGTGACctctaataaaatatataaacctgGTCCTTATATTTGGTTCTATGTTTTTCCAAAaggcatttttttaaacttactAAAAACCCATGTGCATGTCCTtaagtggcccagccagagccttGACTTGAACccaattgaacatctctggagagatctgaaaatggctgatgctccccatccaacccgatgaagcttgagaggttctgcaaacaaagaatgggagaaactgcccaaaaaaaGCTGTGCCAAGCGTTTAGCATCATCCTCAAAAAGACTAacgtattgagcaaaggctgtgaatttGGAAAGGAATTTTGAATTGTATTTGCGCTTGCCATTTCCATAGTTGGACGCATAGATTATGACATATTCCAAGCACAGTTTTACATCTTGCATTAACGATTGCGTTTTCGCTATCGAGAAGGCACGCTGAACGGCAAATTTCAAATAGAAAAGCAAATCTTTCTTACGAGTTATGACCGTGGCGTGtttaaatatcaataataattaacaaGTCTGCTTTTTCGCTTTTCCCCACCAAAACTCAAGTTGAATTGCAGATCCTTTTGTATTTCCGATGCCTTTTATGGAAAGTTGTCAATCAAGTGTCAGGGGTGGGACTATATTATTGAGCCTGTTTGTATTGGGAAGTGACAGTCAACAGCCAAAAGAGGAAATTGTGGAAGAGTTATGATGCCAGTTAATGCCAGTACAGACTCTACAGATTTCCTCTTATTCAGAACACATTTCATTTTGGACAGGTTAAATGAGTTCGTGGCCTTGGCGAACAGCAACGTCGGTAATGCCGTCTTCGCCAACCTAAGTGAAGCGGCTAACAGACTTTTTGCACAAGCATCATACTCCAACATGCCCTCTGTTCAGATGGACACTGAGCAAGCTTTACAGCAAgctttttacaaaaacacaacaaaagcagAAAGAAGACCAGAGTTACAGCACtgatacaatataatataaattttttattgaattatttattattaactggTTCAATGTGTGTTCATATTTAAGACTGATTGTACTGTTATTATTTACGGGATAGAAACCGAAACGCACCTagtaacattttttaaagtaaaatttaaatgtatataattaaaatataaaaatagcacTACTATATAAAGATAGATAGGtaggtggatagatggatagatgttATATATAAGCATTAGGTCCTTAATAATATAGACAAATTTGAACCTGACTCCTGAACCTGGCTTTCACTTTTCAGATGGCCACAAGGTAGAATCATGTAGAGTCACGATTTTTGGTTTACAGCAACATCTTTCTTCCCACGTTCATTCTAGGGCTGAAACAATTTCTCGAgttattcaaatacaaaaaagcatcaaagaaaattatttgccttgcttcatttagtccatttaactaaacactgagcactggcaccgtgtttccacacggaccattattactgacgcaccatcCACtgaactctggagcgctcttgacgggtaaacacagaagacgctgcagaaggAAAAATGGCGGAACTGGGAGAAAACTGCGAGGAGCGAAGATTCGGACCAAAGAAAATAccagaaagtttccaaactttgggatcatttcaaactaaaacggAAAGAAAACACCGTAGAGTgcggttttttttgtttgtttgttttaagtaATTTGAAGTagatttttatggtttttatttatatatttatataaataattgtattattaaatacactaaatgggtttagttttgacagatattcttgtatgcagtTTCAGCaataacaaatgtattatttaatttattgttcatcttaagagacccgtcttatctccttttgtatatttagtattgctctttaataacgaaaaagtacttcttttaaagaagaaataatCGACGGAATATTCGACAACTAAAATAATCGCTAGCTACAGCCccagttcatttatttttgtattttttaaaaaattttttgtttttatgttttctgaATTTCTGACCCAAGGCAGTAGCAAGAAAAGAATGCATAGCCCTTCATATTTACACAGCAAGATTCCTTGAAGCGTTTCTTGGAAATTAACTTCCTGATAAAGAATAACGTTAGTAAACATGCAGCATGTGTACGCACTTGTTAATTTAATTAACGTGAGAGCTGACTGGAAATTTGttaataaagaaagaacacttttttttttacagaggaataaagttaagaaaaagaaaaagttaagCTGAGCGGAAAAACTTTACACTGCTGCGAGTTATTATTCAGAAATATACCGTCCTTTCGAACTTCCTGTTTCAGAGGATGTTTTCTCAGGAAACCCTTCACTGTCTTTGAATGAACCATATCTCATTGACGCGATGTGCAGCTGCGGGGTTGGTGTAGCCGGCTACGATGAAGGAGTTGGTGACATACAGCTCGGGAGTATCCAGGATCTCTGCCAGAGTGTTGATTTGATTTGTGAGGGTGGACTCATTGGTAGCACCACTGAAGGCCCTGGGACACAGAACGCACCATGACTTGCTAATTAGCACGAACATCTGTTTACTGATGAACCTGTAACTGTAAAACACGTGTTCTCATGCAGCGGACCTGGTGTAGACTATAGTGTCTGGCCACTCCTCAATCACAATGTCGGGATCAAGAGGCTGTGGTGGCCGAGCCTGGTGGTTTAAGGGAAGATAGTACGCTACGGTAACTCCTCTTGACAAGCTCTCGTTAGCCCCCTCTATTCGCACCACCGTCAGGATGGGTATGGTCATGCCCAGATAAATTCCTGTAATGCAAAGC comes from the Silurus meridionalis isolate SWU-2019-XX chromosome 8, ASM1480568v1, whole genome shotgun sequence genome and includes:
- the soul3 gene encoding heme-binding protein soul3 isoform X4, which codes for MKIMRYICQQNSLGIYLGMTIPILTVVRIEGANESLSRGVTVAYYLPLNHQARPPQPLDPDIVIEEWPDTIVYTRAFSGATNESTLTNQINTLAEILDTPELYVTNSFIVAGYTNPAAAHRVNEIWFIQRQ